From a region of the Leptospira kmetyi serovar Malaysia str. Bejo-Iso9 genome:
- a CDS encoding tetratricopeptide repeat protein has product MANRVLGSFLLIGILILILSLFMPGSSENKNQTDPATVVVQPTWIEGLLSGFLAVVHEIKESFASDPNANANANSNGASIPPPNNSGEDPNEIFKRAYQANEKGDYLKAVTEYSRYLELVPGDASGYYNRGLAQYTLKQYNVAVKDFEKAVEIDPNKTGAFLYKGYANEMLRDCPTAVEDFQKAIDLGEKYNAELYGHKARCENTDENYDDALKDAQKAVNLDKKDAYAYFELAYAQYGLGRYQDSAVTYTKVLQLTPKDEVAFHNRGLAYVFLKKNAAACKDFQKSLDLGYADAKNRLKEYCSK; this is encoded by the coding sequence ATGGCAAATCGAGTCCTTGGTTCGTTTTTATTGATTGGAATTCTTATCTTAATCCTCAGTCTTTTTATGCCCGGTTCTTCGGAAAATAAGAACCAAACCGATCCCGCAACCGTTGTCGTACAGCCGACTTGGATCGAAGGTTTGTTGAGCGGTTTTCTTGCGGTCGTTCATGAGATCAAAGAAAGTTTCGCTTCCGATCCGAACGCGAATGCAAACGCGAATTCGAACGGCGCTTCGATTCCTCCTCCAAACAACTCGGGCGAAGACCCGAACGAAATTTTCAAACGAGCGTATCAAGCGAACGAAAAGGGAGATTATCTAAAGGCCGTAACGGAATATTCGAGATATCTGGAATTGGTTCCGGGAGACGCTTCGGGTTATTACAACCGCGGCCTTGCTCAATATACATTAAAACAATATAATGTAGCCGTGAAGGATTTCGAAAAGGCGGTGGAGATCGATCCGAATAAAACGGGCGCGTTTCTTTACAAAGGTTATGCGAACGAGATGTTGCGGGATTGTCCGACCGCCGTCGAAGACTTCCAAAAGGCGATCGATCTCGGAGAAAAATACAACGCGGAACTCTACGGTCATAAGGCGCGTTGTGAAAATACGGATGAGAATTACGACGATGCTTTAAAGGACGCGCAAAAAGCCGTGAACCTGGATAAGAAAGACGCGTATGCGTATTTTGAATTGGCGTACGCTCAATACGGTTTGGGAAGATATCAGGATTCCGCTGTTACTTATACGAAAGTCTTACAGTTGACTCCGAAGGACGAGGTCGCTTTTCACAACCGTGGTCTTGCCTACGTATTTTTAAAAAAGAATGCCGCCGCGTGTAAGGATTTTCAAAAGTCCTTAGACTTGGGTTACGCCGACGCAAAGAATCGACTGAAAGAATACTGTAGCAAATAA
- a CDS encoding CocE/NonD family hydrolase, with translation MSVLKTGMAAILFLLYLNCGDGNGNSSKENIAALAALLPGASQNVLNTNAPASTFQQGITSEQINAAFQAENNGSFTFNDSITVRSTDGTVLAANLFQPKNLVSGQKYPAVIFVNSWALNEYEYLVPAAKLAKKGYIVLSYSTRGFGVSGGLINTAGLKDRADLSAVVDWLLANTQADVANIGISGISYGAGISLIGVSFEPRIKTAVAMSGWGDLKRSLYGNDTPRLVWGLILVGAGYFTGRMDPVIAENFGKLLSHTDIAGVTTWAAERSPASLVSQLNASGKPVYISSNFEDFLFNPNQMLDYFASLTVPKKLDLNEGIHATAEVGGILGLSNPVWTNAYDWFDYWLKGIDNGIMNKPQVTFQKRFNGDRVTLPSWPSPTVSEKTYYLKPRTLFTDGKISTTQNTNNSNTGILSGADTIATTGAPLLSDILASHLEVPVTASLDWLSRINGIVYESDAISSVLKIRGKIFWKGQFSSSLGKANVNVYFYDVGKNGVGKLITHGTASIYESAYETVDLTIDLNAVAYDVPAGNKIAIAIDTFDPQYAVPTALVYGLDVKHNPSKQSTLSIQSE, from the coding sequence ATGAGTGTTTTAAAAACGGGAATGGCCGCAATCCTGTTTTTACTGTATCTGAATTGCGGAGACGGGAATGGAAATTCTTCCAAAGAAAACATTGCCGCATTGGCAGCGTTGCTTCCCGGAGCTTCGCAAAACGTTCTGAATACGAACGCACCCGCGAGCACGTTTCAACAAGGAATCACTTCCGAACAAATCAACGCCGCGTTTCAAGCGGAGAACAACGGAAGTTTTACGTTCAACGATTCGATCACGGTTCGTTCCACCGATGGAACCGTTCTTGCCGCGAATCTCTTTCAACCGAAGAATCTTGTCTCCGGTCAAAAATATCCCGCGGTGATCTTCGTAAACAGCTGGGCTTTGAACGAATACGAGTATTTGGTTCCCGCCGCAAAACTCGCGAAAAAAGGTTATATCGTTTTGAGTTATAGCACGCGAGGCTTCGGCGTCTCCGGCGGTCTGATCAACACCGCGGGTTTAAAGGACCGAGCGGATTTGTCCGCTGTCGTGGATTGGCTTTTGGCGAACACACAAGCGGACGTCGCGAATATCGGTATATCAGGAATTTCTTATGGAGCCGGTATCTCTTTGATCGGAGTCAGCTTCGAACCGAGAATCAAAACCGCGGTTGCGATGAGCGGTTGGGGCGATCTCAAGCGTTCCTTATACGGGAACGACACTCCTCGTTTGGTATGGGGTTTGATTCTTGTGGGCGCCGGTTATTTTACGGGAAGAATGGATCCTGTGATCGCGGAAAATTTCGGTAAACTTCTTTCGCATACGGATATCGCGGGAGTTACGACTTGGGCTGCGGAACGTTCTCCGGCGAGTTTGGTTTCTCAGTTGAACGCCTCCGGTAAACCGGTTTATATCTCGAGCAACTTCGAGGATTTTCTTTTTAATCCGAATCAGATGTTGGATTACTTCGCTTCTTTGACCGTTCCGAAAAAACTGGATTTGAACGAAGGGATTCACGCGACCGCGGAAGTGGGAGGAATATTAGGACTTTCTAATCCTGTTTGGACCAACGCATACGATTGGTTCGACTATTGGTTAAAGGGAATCGACAACGGGATCATGAACAAACCTCAGGTTACGTTTCAAAAAAGATTCAACGGGGACAGGGTGACTCTTCCTTCTTGGCCTTCTCCCACCGTTTCCGAAAAAACGTATTATCTAAAACCGAGAACCCTTTTTACGGACGGTAAAATTTCGACGACCCAAAACACGAACAATTCCAACACGGGAATTCTTTCGGGCGCGGATACGATCGCTACGACCGGGGCTCCTTTGCTTTCGGATATTCTCGCTTCTCATCTGGAAGTTCCGGTCACCGCTTCCTTGGATTGGCTGAGTAGAATCAACGGAATCGTATACGAATCCGACGCGATTTCCTCCGTTTTGAAAATCCGAGGAAAAATCTTTTGGAAAGGTCAGTTTTCTTCTTCATTAGGAAAAGCGAATGTAAACGTTTACTTTTACGATGTGGGAAAAAACGGAGTGGGCAAGTTGATCACTCACGGAACCGCTTCGATCTACGAATCCGCGTATGAAACCGTGGATCTTACGATCGACTTAAACGCGGTCGCTTACGACGTTCCGGCCGGAAATAAAATTGCAATCGCGATCGACACGTTCGATCCTCAATACGCAGTTCCGACCGCGCTCGTTTACGGTCTCGACGTAAAACACAACCCGAGCAAACAATCGACTCTGAGCATTCAGTCCGAGTAG
- a CDS encoding helix-turn-helix domain-containing protein translates to MLIETVFFGAVFGLLIGTGALLRNPFGIQNRLVFLLNFCASILFFYVYFILKEIRFETRFLNYMYVPYSWYLGAGMYSLFSATVKDSYSWKTDRWMYFPGFFLTILIPSCSLIFPEWFGNRPEDYFSKSITSVWDVLFLFGFFVNLGYYAFIFWESRSIFKIDQLKKEPGGRFLLLILSGGASVTLILISAYLLRELELLYFTVVATTFYSVMAYLSHQRTPKLLNEIGPAVKEAYQNSRLERVDLSELDSRLEILMEGEKLFLQEDLDLSSLAVKLDLKPYQLTEYLNSRKGMNFSKFINAYRVQEAAKILKTEEGANILSVAYRSGFNSKATFNLAFKSVFGTSPREYLRRSRPKR, encoded by the coding sequence ATGTTGATAGAAACCGTTTTTTTCGGAGCCGTTTTCGGTTTGTTGATCGGGACGGGGGCGTTGCTCAGGAATCCGTTCGGGATTCAAAATCGATTGGTCTTTCTTTTAAACTTCTGTGCTTCCATTCTATTCTTTTACGTATATTTCATCCTCAAAGAGATCCGTTTCGAAACCCGTTTTTTAAATTACATGTATGTTCCCTATTCCTGGTATTTGGGCGCGGGAATGTACAGTTTGTTTTCCGCGACCGTGAAGGATTCTTATTCTTGGAAGACGGATCGTTGGATGTATTTTCCCGGTTTTTTTCTTACGATTTTGATTCCGTCCTGTTCTTTGATTTTTCCGGAATGGTTCGGAAATCGTCCCGAAGATTATTTCAGCAAATCGATCACGAGCGTTTGGGACGTTCTTTTTCTGTTCGGTTTTTTCGTGAACCTTGGTTATTACGCGTTTATCTTCTGGGAGAGCAGATCGATCTTTAAGATCGATCAATTGAAAAAAGAACCGGGCGGTCGTTTTCTTTTGTTGATTCTTTCCGGCGGAGCGAGCGTGACTCTGATTTTGATTTCCGCCTATTTGTTAAGAGAATTGGAATTGTTGTATTTTACCGTCGTTGCTACGACGTTTTATTCCGTGATGGCCTATCTTTCTCATCAAAGAACTCCGAAACTTTTGAATGAGATCGGACCAGCAGTAAAGGAAGCGTATCAGAATTCCAGATTGGAACGAGTGGATCTTTCGGAACTCGATTCCCGATTGGAAATTCTGATGGAAGGGGAAAAATTATTTCTTCAAGAGGATTTGGATCTTTCCTCTCTCGCGGTGAAGTTGGATCTCAAGCCGTATCAGCTTACCGAATATCTAAATTCAAGAAAAGGAATGAACTTTTCCAAGTTTATCAACGCGTATCGCGTGCAGGAAGCCGCGAAAATTCTCAAAACCGAGGAGGGCGCGAACATTCTTTCGGTCGCGTATCGTTCCGGTTTCAATTCCAAAGCGACTTTCAATCTCGCCTTTAAATCCGTATTCGGAACTTCTCCTCGGGAATATTTGAGAAGATCCCGTCCCAAACGCTGA
- a CDS encoding PAS domain S-box protein, with protein sequence MKALDSNLLNSEFFRQIFETSRDGIAIADLEGNFLEANPAFQTLTGYSMEELKKDSFWSLAPSHWNSVEKRIFQEDLLSSGYSHEFDKDYQRKDGRILPICVKTYVIQDETKRPTAIWGIVRDVSEQKRNEEVRAKLYEEIKEGWEALRRIFVLNPFPMAISEIETGKLLEVNRRFAEQIEYDLDKIIGKTTLELGVWFSPEVRETVLSIMKRDGFVDSIEMPFKTTKGTEFWGLFSAQPIEYKGKAALLSITVPMTDRIKEEREKQRLLDEVREKEEILSQIFQMNPSAITLSKDDGEYLDVNQKFLEYIGKPKEEVLNKTPLDLGFYYNLADRALIFQKLREQGIVENLEVKLKAYDGTIKTILFSSRMIDSFGEKKILSIGHDISDLKESASDLENLAKELERSKSLFQKLFQLVPSALVLTDWENKTIVDVNERFLEMARMTREQVIGKTTPEIHIWDKSANFRSEVYEALSKKNEVKNLETVYQASDGTVVPILYSARVIDVDGRKQVISLATDITEKKQSEEERRKLDEELRLSKDLFEKLFQLTPAAVSLSELETGIYRQVNQSYCDLIGYTREQIIGKSSMELGIWRTPIDRAKLKKELEEKGWTASLEATIQASDGSLKHVLSGNRVFQLDGKPMLLALLIDVTDKKSMESERNEYFAKMQESKDLFEMIFEMNPDTITINDLSDGTYVQVNEHFSEMLEFSKEEVLGKIPVELGIWNDVRERDKAIEILRSEGIIRDYEVQFKKKSGEIVDTLFSARRVKVGDSSLVIAITRDITQLKAASRDREEQARRIALHAQALMEMATDSEFVTGDLEAGSRKIAIMASEVADCDRATIWISNKENSNVWNMIAGWDRKTQSHPEKMELDLKQYPKYFEAIQSDRFIDATDVVNDPRTSELTETYSNPLGIRSLLDAPFFLRGKIKGVVCLEHTGELRRWRGYEKQFVVTVAEQVTQLLLNAERKEAKEELEKAVKVRTSELATALENLQKTQEQLILSEKMAALGQLVAGIAHEINNPLGAIAALSGELRAYLNTSADRMEQMGSEFSSVGAEFIHNLSEMIRRGIESKESIFSRETKRATLHSIRTKLSGLGFENAHDIADRMIDNGLPFALEEFPSLFADPKHYPLIKFALEEVQTYKNILSIRLAVDRTSKIVYALKNYAHIDTEESRGKVVTDLAENIETVLTIYHNKIKGGVDVELDFPSRPMIAAYPDDLVQVWTNLIYNSLQAMKFKGKIRISILDQKNEVRVSIQDNGPGIPPEVREKIFDPFFTTKGPGEGSGLGLDISRRIVKKHDGRIELESEPGRTIFHVILPK encoded by the coding sequence ATGAAAGCCCTAGACTCAAATTTATTAAACTCGGAATTCTTTCGCCAGATTTTCGAAACCAGTCGGGACGGAATCGCGATCGCCGATTTGGAAGGAAATTTCCTGGAAGCGAATCCTGCGTTTCAAACTCTCACCGGTTATTCTATGGAGGAATTGAAGAAGGACAGCTTTTGGTCCCTCGCGCCTTCTCATTGGAATTCGGTGGAAAAAAGAATTTTCCAAGAGGATCTTTTGTCCTCGGGTTATTCCCACGAATTCGATAAGGATTATCAACGTAAGGACGGGAGAATTCTTCCCATCTGCGTAAAAACATACGTAATCCAAGACGAAACGAAACGGCCGACCGCGATCTGGGGAATCGTCCGCGACGTCTCCGAACAAAAACGAAACGAGGAAGTCCGGGCGAAGTTGTATGAGGAAATCAAAGAAGGTTGGGAAGCCTTGCGGAGAATTTTCGTTCTCAATCCGTTTCCGATGGCGATCTCCGAAATCGAAACGGGAAAACTTCTGGAAGTAAACCGAAGATTCGCCGAACAGATCGAATACGATCTCGATAAGATCATCGGTAAAACGACTCTTGAACTCGGAGTTTGGTTTTCTCCCGAAGTAAGAGAAACCGTTCTTTCGATCATGAAACGGGACGGTTTTGTGGATAGCATCGAGATGCCGTTTAAAACCACGAAGGGCACGGAGTTCTGGGGACTTTTTTCCGCGCAACCGATCGAATACAAGGGCAAGGCCGCGCTCCTAAGCATCACTGTTCCGATGACGGATCGGATCAAGGAAGAAAGGGAGAAACAAAGACTTCTCGACGAGGTTCGGGAAAAGGAAGAAATTCTCAGCCAGATCTTTCAGATGAATCCTTCCGCGATCACTCTGTCAAAAGACGACGGCGAATATTTGGACGTGAACCAAAAATTTTTGGAATACATCGGCAAACCGAAAGAAGAGGTCTTGAACAAAACTCCCTTGGATCTCGGATTTTATTATAACCTCGCCGATCGAGCCTTGATCTTTCAGAAACTGAGGGAACAAGGGATCGTAGAAAATCTCGAAGTGAAACTGAAAGCCTACGACGGTACGATCAAGACGATCCTATTCTCCTCAAGAATGATCGATTCCTTCGGTGAGAAAAAAATTCTTTCCATCGGTCACGATATTTCCGATCTCAAGGAATCCGCTTCCGATCTCGAAAACCTCGCGAAGGAATTGGAACGAAGCAAAAGTCTTTTTCAAAAATTATTCCAACTCGTTCCTTCCGCGCTTGTGCTCACCGATTGGGAAAACAAAACCATCGTGGACGTAAACGAAAGATTTCTCGAAATGGCGAGGATGACCCGGGAACAGGTCATCGGCAAAACCACTCCCGAAATTCATATCTGGGATAAGTCCGCGAATTTTAGAAGCGAAGTCTACGAAGCCTTGTCCAAAAAAAACGAAGTGAAGAATTTGGAAACGGTCTACCAGGCTTCGGACGGAACCGTGGTCCCGATTCTTTATTCCGCAAGGGTCATCGACGTCGACGGAAGAAAACAAGTCATCTCTCTCGCAACGGACATCACGGAAAAAAAACAATCCGAAGAGGAAAGAAGAAAGCTCGACGAAGAACTACGACTAAGCAAGGACCTTTTCGAAAAACTTTTCCAACTCACACCGGCCGCGGTTTCCTTATCCGAACTCGAAACCGGAATCTATCGACAGGTCAATCAGTCGTATTGCGATCTGATCGGATACACTCGCGAACAAATCATAGGAAAGTCTTCGATGGAACTCGGGATCTGGAGAACTCCGATCGACCGAGCCAAACTCAAAAAGGAATTGGAAGAGAAAGGTTGGACCGCAAGCCTCGAAGCGACGATCCAAGCCTCGGACGGAAGTTTGAAACACGTTCTCTCGGGGAACAGGGTTTTTCAATTGGACGGAAAACCCATGTTGCTCGCCTTGCTCATCGACGTTACGGACAAAAAGAGCATGGAGTCCGAACGCAACGAATACTTCGCGAAGATGCAGGAAAGCAAGGACCTCTTCGAGATGATCTTCGAGATGAACCCGGATACGATCACGATCAACGATCTATCCGACGGAACTTACGTTCAGGTGAACGAGCACTTTTCGGAGATGCTCGAATTTTCCAAAGAAGAAGTGCTCGGCAAAATTCCGGTCGAACTCGGAATCTGGAACGACGTCCGCGAACGAGACAAGGCGATCGAAATCCTGCGTTCGGAAGGAATCATACGGGACTACGAGGTTCAGTTTAAAAAGAAAAGCGGCGAGATCGTGGACACTCTTTTTTCCGCGAGAAGGGTCAAGGTGGGAGATTCTTCCCTTGTCATCGCGATTACGAGGGACATCACACAACTCAAGGCCGCGTCCCGGGATCGGGAAGAACAAGCGAGAAGAATCGCCTTACACGCGCAGGCGTTGATGGAGATGGCCACCGATTCCGAATTCGTAACGGGGGATCTCGAAGCGGGTTCGAGAAAGATCGCGATCATGGCTTCGGAGGTCGCGGATTGCGACCGAGCTACAATCTGGATTTCTAATAAAGAAAATTCGAATGTATGGAATATGATCGCGGGATGGGATCGAAAAACGCAGTCTCATCCTGAAAAAATGGAACTCGATCTAAAACAATATCCGAAATACTTCGAGGCGATCCAAAGCGATCGTTTTATAGACGCGACCGACGTGGTCAACGATCCGCGCACTTCCGAATTGACCGAGACGTACAGCAATCCTTTGGGAATTCGTTCCTTGCTCGACGCACCGTTCTTTTTAAGAGGAAAGATCAAGGGAGTGGTTTGTCTGGAACATACGGGCGAACTCAGACGTTGGAGAGGATACGAAAAACAATTCGTGGTCACGGTTGCGGAACAAGTAACACAACTTTTATTAAACGCGGAACGAAAGGAAGCCAAGGAAGAATTGGAAAAGGCCGTTAAGGTCAGGACTTCCGAACTCGCGACCGCTCTTGAGAATTTGCAGAAAACTCAGGAACAGTTGATTCTTTCCGAAAAGATGGCCGCGCTCGGACAACTTGTCGCGGGTATCGCGCACGAGATCAACAATCCGTTAGGCGCAATCGCGGCCTTAAGCGGAGAACTCAGGGCCTACTTAAATACTTCCGCGGATCGAATGGAACAAATGGGTTCCGAGTTTTCTTCCGTGGGAGCCGAGTTCATCCACAATCTTTCGGAGATGATCCGCAGAGGGATCGAAAGCAAGGAAAGTATTTTTTCGCGCGAGACCAAAAGGGCGACGCTTCATTCCATCAGAACGAAGTTATCCGGTCTCGGTTTCGAAAACGCGCACGACATCGCGGATCGAATGATCGACAACGGACTTCCTTTCGCACTCGAAGAGTTTCCGTCTTTGTTTGCCGATCCGAAACATTATCCTTTGATAAAGTTCGCTTTGGAAGAGGTTCAAACGTATAAGAATATTCTTTCGATCCGATTGGCGGTGGATAGAACTTCCAAGATCGTCTACGCGTTGAAAAACTACGCGCATATCGACACGGAAGAAAGCAGAGGAAAGGTAGTCACCGATCTTGCGGAGAACATCGAAACCGTACTCACGATCTATCACAATAAGATCAAGGGCGGAGTCGACGTTGAACTGGATTTTCCAAGCAGACCTATGATCGCAGCGTATCCGGACGATCTCGTACAAGTATGGACCAATCTGATCTATAATTCTTTGCAAGCGATGAAGTTTAAGGGAAAGATCAGAATTTCCATTCTCGATCAAAAGAATGAGGTTCGAGTTTCGATTCAGGATAACGGACCCGGAATTCCTCCCGAGGTACGGGAGAAAATTTTCGATCCGTTCTTTACGACCAAGGGACCGGGAGAAGGAAGCGGACTCGGGCTTGACATTTCCAGAAGGATCGTAAAAAAACACGACGGAAGAATCGAACTCGAATCGGAACCGGGTAGAACGATCTTTCACGTGATTCTTCCGAAATAG
- a CDS encoding DUF1566 domain-containing protein — translation MFRTAFLFLLLFSISCKASFDPYNPEIPYSKAWLDTITLRCVLHQNAGCLENIPPAVSPFSPDKVSDTGQTVCYDTSTNIACANAGYPSQDADFTSVPSNRSFVGPTAHPIYTNDYTTLDAIRGLIWKTCPEGLSGPACGTGTASSIPFPSVDSTCSALNSQNAGSGYAGITTWRMPSIYELARFSNIENPTGVDTANFPGSPNVNFYSGTPYAPSPANTGWYIQINAGFYDQLNSLSAAMAVRCVSGTSLSAPSLTNNGDGTVTDNRSGLVWQGGAGSGGTSSWQSALTYCNGLNLAGRTWRLPNVNELQSIVDYTVTNPSINATYFPGTVSQYYWTSSTPKTNLTYAWAVFFNSGLIGGNGKSNTLYVRCVAGP, via the coding sequence ATGTTTCGAACCGCGTTTTTATTCCTTCTGTTGTTTTCGATTTCGTGCAAAGCGTCGTTCGACCCGTACAATCCTGAAATTCCTTACTCAAAGGCCTGGTTGGATACGATCACGTTGCGTTGCGTGCTTCACCAAAACGCGGGTTGTCTGGAGAATATTCCTCCCGCCGTTTCCCCGTTTTCTCCCGATAAGGTTTCCGATACGGGGCAGACCGTTTGTTACGATACATCGACCAATATCGCGTGCGCGAACGCGGGTTATCCGAGTCAAGACGCGGACTTTACGAGCGTTCCCTCCAACCGAAGTTTTGTCGGTCCGACCGCACATCCGATTTATACGAACGACTACACCACGTTAGACGCGATTCGAGGTTTGATTTGGAAAACCTGTCCCGAAGGTTTGAGCGGTCCCGCTTGCGGAACGGGAACCGCTTCGAGCATCCCGTTTCCTTCCGTCGATTCCACTTGCTCCGCGTTGAATTCTCAGAACGCCGGATCGGGTTACGCGGGGATTACAACTTGGAGAATGCCTTCGATTTACGAACTGGCTCGATTCTCCAATATAGAAAATCCGACCGGAGTCGACACTGCGAACTTTCCGGGAAGCCCGAACGTAAACTTTTATTCGGGAACTCCGTATGCGCCGAGCCCCGCGAACACGGGTTGGTACATTCAAATAAACGCGGGTTTTTACGATCAGTTGAATTCTTTATCGGCGGCGATGGCAGTTCGTTGCGTTTCGGGAACTTCTCTTTCCGCTCCTTCTCTTACGAACAACGGAGACGGTACGGTTACGGACAATCGAAGCGGTTTGGTTTGGCAAGGCGGCGCGGGTTCGGGCGGAACGAGTTCTTGGCAATCCGCTCTTACGTACTGCAACGGTTTGAATCTCGCGGGACGCACTTGGAGGTTGCCGAACGTAAACGAACTACAGAGCATCGTGGATTATACGGTCACCAATCCTTCCATTAATGCGACTTACTTTCCTGGAACCGTTTCCCAGTATTATTGGACTTCTTCCACGCCGAAAACCAATCTCACCTACGCTTGGGCCGTATTCTTCAATTCGGGTCTGATCGGCGGAAACGGAAAGAGCAATACTCTGTATGTTCGTTGTGTCGCCGGACCTTAA